The genomic window TCGTTCGATGGACAATTCCGCGAACTTGCCTAACGCACCGATCCCTGCATTGTTGACCAGCGTATCGACCTTGATGCCGCGTTGGAGAAGTTGACTGCACACCTGATCGACGCCCTGCACCGTCGACAGATCGCCGCTAAGAACCGTCGCAGCCACCTCACGTTTGTTGCGAATCTGCTCGGCCAATTCATTCAGTTTGTCCTCGCTGCGAGCGACCAGTACGAGGTCATCTCCGCCTGCGGCGAACTGACACGCCAGTTCTTTGCCAATTCCCGATGAAGCGCCCGTGATAAGTGTGGTTGCCATAGTAGGACTTCAATTCTTTTAGAGTATTTGCAGTAGAGGGATCGGCAAACCGATCAATGCTTGGTTGTGCAATTGCCGTGCCAAGCCATTAACACCACCCAGCGCCGAACTCGCCAGAGTTTGGACACCAGCACTTTCGGTTACACTGAGCTTTCGCCGAACCCTCCTCAAGGTCCCTCACACTTGGAATCTGGAAATCTCGTTATGCGGAACACATTCACTCGGTCGGTATCTGGTTCCCTTGCCGCCGTTTGGTTGGTCGCGGTTGCTGCCTTCGGCATCGGCGCGGCGACCCCGCTATTCGCTCAGACCGATTCTCCGGTCCAATGGGTCAATGACAGCCCGCTGTCCAGCGGCGACGGCTTGGCAGCTCAGTTTTCGAGTGATCAAAACATCGCCAGCCACCCCGCGGTCCGCTTCGCCGACGGATTCGAGTCTGGTGAGCTTGGCGCGAACTGGGATGAAACCAGGAACCGTGGCGAAGCGTTGTCGTACGTCAATCCGTCGGCCGGAGATTCACCGCAGGCTCCGAGCATCCTGGGACGACGATCGCTCAAAGTGACCGCACGATTGGGCCAAAACACGGGCGGTGGATTCACCAAATGGTTCGAATCGGCGGATCAACTGTTCATCCGCTTTTACACGAAGTTCGACGACGACTGCGACTACGTTCATCATTTTTGTACGCTGCGGGCCAACAAGTCGCTCCGCGGTGGCGAGCGTTGGAGCGGTTTTGGTGGAGCCGGAGAACTTCCCGATGGCAAGGAACGTTTCTCGACCGCAATCGAGCCCTGGGGCAACTGGGGCCGATGGACGCCGCCAGGTCGCTGGAATTTCTACAGCTACTGGCACACCATGAAGGCCAGCCCCGATGGCAAATACTGGGGCAACGGTTTTCGCCCCTCGTCCCAGCCCAACATCAAGCGAGGCGAATGGATTTGTGTCGAGTTCATGATCAAACACAACAGGCCCGGCAAGAACGAAGGCGAACAAGCGTACTGGATCGATGGCGAGCTGCGTGGGCACTGGCGCGGGTTTAATTGGCGCACCAGTCCTACGCTATGGGCGAATGCTTTGACCTTGGAAAGCTACGTCACCGATCGTTGGACGACACAACCCCAAAACATCGTGTACTTCGACAACGTGGTGATCGCCAAGGAATATATCGGACCCTCAGCTGCGGCCCGGTAAGGGGCCTACTCTTTCCCGCTCGCTTCAATTTACCACTTTGACCACGGCAAGTTTTAATAACTGCTGTAACCGCGTTGGATCCGTCGTCGTCACCTTGGCGACAAAGCCACGGTTGTGGGCAAAACGAACTTCCTCGAGGGATTCGATTTGCGAAAAGTCTAGACGCTGACTGTCGTTGTAGCGAGACAATCCGTATCCTTCGCCCCGCCGATCAGGATAGACCGTCGCCTGAATCTCCGATTCTTTCCCTTCGCTTTCGATAAACGCGTGGATCCCAAACGAAGGATCCTCTGAAATCGTGTTACTCGCTTCCAGAAACAAGGCTTGAAGCGGTTCGCCGTCGGTTTCAATCGTCCAGAACTGACAGTGCTGTTTCAGATAGTCCAGTCGCTGACGCAAAGTCCGCAAGTAGTTGACAATGTCTTCACCCACCATGCACATGACTTGGTAGATCGGACTGTTCACATGGAGTTCAGTGTGGCGTGCAAATCGGTTCAGCAAGGTCATGTCGAGCGGAGAGTTTAGCGCGCCCAATGCGGTACGCGGGATCCCCATCAACTTGGCTGCCTCGTTGGGTCCTAACGTGTCGAGCCATTCCGCCGGACGGAGCCAAGCACAGAACGACAGCGCGTCTTCGTACAACCCCATGCTCTGAAGCACAAGTGATAAGGCACAAAGCGGCGGAGCATCGCGAGGGAACTGGTGATGGTCGAAGTTATTCAGTTGCGGATCGTGAACACCTCCAACATCAACAACACAGATCGCTGGGTTGGCCAAATCCTCTTCCGTGGGGTCCCGACGTTCGATCGCAACTCCATGCAACTGAGCCAGTAGACAACAGGCTAGGAAATCGTCTTTGTGAGCTCCGCCCGCGTGGGTCACTATCAGCTGGATGGTCATGAAGTCGGGCGAAACAGGTTGAGGGGCAGGTTGAGAAAGAAGATCCGGCAGGTTGCCAATACTACTCGAGGATCTCTGCATTGGGCAGGCCCGTGCGGAGCGTTTGGATTCCCTGCGGCGACATCTGCGTGTCCGCGACGTCGATGTAGTTCAGATTCATGCCGATCAGAGTGGGAACCGAGGCATCGGTCACCTGCGTCCCGCAGAGGTTCAGTCGCGTGAGTTTCGGGAGCTCTGCGATCCGTTCAACCGCGCGATCGGAGATGCCCGTGTTCCAGAAGCTGATCCCTTCGAGATTTGGCAGCGACAGCAACGGCTCGACGTCCGCGTCGGATATGGCCACCTGGTTGAAATTGATATCGACGACATCCTCATTGGGGATTTTCGGCCGTCCCCGGAAAGGGTCACCAAGGAACCCGAAGCGAACTCCACGTTCCGTCAAAGCGATTAACGCGGCCTCCATCAAACGTCTCTCCGTGCATCATCGTGCTGGGATTCATTGAGCAGACAGGCGGCCATTGTTATAGGTAGGAACATGGAGGTTGTAAAACGAAAACACCGCGACAAGCCGAGCTTGACGAGTCAAGCGTTTCACTCTCGGCGGTAACGGCCTATTTTTCTTTTTCTTTTTATTCTTTCGTCCCACAACCTTATTCCTTCCACGCCCCATCCACAGCACTAGTGGCCCGCTCGAGCGGCAAGTACTCGTTTATCGGACTGTAACAAACGAAACGGGAGCACGCTATTCGAGGCTAGTGATTGGTTGAAGGGGGCGATTCCGTCCTCCCCCCCGATCTTTTTCTTCGTTACCAGCTTTTGAATGGAGCTACACAATGTTAGGCCGCGAACTTTTCCCTGTCCCCATCGTGCGTGTCCAGCGCGTTGCACGAGCCGTTTGTGCGATGGCGTTCGTCTTGCCGATGCTCATTGCCAGCCCAGCGAATGCTGCAGATTCGATTGTGGTCGTGATACAACACGATTCCAATGGGGACGTAAATATCAAGCACAACTCGTCGCTCACCGGCTCCGACGGCCAACCAATTCAGTGGAAGTCACAGCCGGGAATCGTTATCACACAGCAGAATGGCGGTACACTCTCGATTGAAGCGGTAGGACAAGCAGAAATCGTTGTCGGGGGACAACGCGTCAGGCAGCGTCTGGTTCGCGTTCCATCGGGGTCTCTGAACGTCGACCTACCGGGCGTCAATGTAACTTTTTGGACAGTGAGTAATCCCGCTAGCGGTGACGTAAATGTTTCCGCGTCGAAAGCGGTCTATTATCTGGAGTCAGCGTCTGGTCCCAGTACAGCGTCGGATGTCCATCTAACGGCATACGATTTTGTCTATGTTTCCACTTCAGCCTTCTCGCGCGATCTGACGGTTGAAACACAAGACCTGATTGTCAACGGAGTGTCTGTCGTGCGTGATGTGATCGCGGGTGCCTATCCGGATGTCGGAACTTTTTCATTTTCCATTACCCTCGACGTGCAGGATCTGACAGCGACGTGTGCCTTTTTGAGTGATGTAAGCTTTGGAGAAATAGACGGATTCGCGAGCAAGACTCTGGAAGTATACCTCGACTCGTACAAGAACATTTACGGTTCTGGTGACGCGTCTATTCTGCTGGACAACTGTGACGTGGAATTGCCGAAATTTATGGGCACGAAAGGCGGTTTCGATGAAGTCATTGAGACGCTCAACAATTCTTTCGTGATCAAGCCCGGCATGCTTTCGTACATCGATAAGGTAACCCTGCAAGACTGATGTCAACTGACCGGCGGCTGGCACAGGCTCGACGCGCGAAAAAACGAAATTCCGGAGGGCCGACACAAAGAATCACTGCGCGCCGCATCGGCAGAATTCTGTCGGTCCTCCGGGCCTGGCCGAAGCGTTCTGATGCGTGGTTACGCCATCACCGATTGTTCGGAAGAGCGAAGAACCTTGTGACCGTTCCGCGACGGCTTTCCAGTTGCCTGAGGTTTTGGGACAATACGGTTCGCGGTTGAGTCCCCAGGAGAATGCCTAACCATGTCACACAATTCTGAACAACGTCCGCCTAACCAATGTCCCACCACGGCCGAGAATCCCGCTTGCCCGGTCTGCGGCGGAAAGCTCGTCGATATCCGCGCCAAGCTGCAGTGCTCGAAGTGTCATCGCATCTGTGAAACTTGCTGCGAGGGTGGTCGCGGCTAGCGATTGGACTCCAGCGTTTGTCCCAGCTTTACAGGTAGTCGTTTTACATGTGGTTGACGTAGCTTAGGCGATCCTTGCACACGGGGTCCAAGCGGGGGACGCGGATGAAGTGCAGCTCGGACGGATTGCCAGTTTCTGGGATCTCCACGGCGGTTAAGTGGCCCGCGTCTAAA from Roseimaritima ulvae includes these protein-coding regions:
- a CDS encoding MYG1 family protein, with the translated sequence MTIQLIVTHAGGAHKDDFLACCLLAQLHGVAIERRDPTEEDLANPAICVVDVGGVHDPQLNNFDHHQFPRDAPPLCALSLVLQSMGLYEDALSFCAWLRPAEWLDTLGPNEAAKLMGIPRTALGALNSPLDMTLLNRFARHTELHVNSPIYQVMCMVGEDIVNYLRTLRQRLDYLKQHCQFWTIETDGEPLQALFLEASNTISEDPSFGIHAFIESEGKESEIQATVYPDRRGEGYGLSRYNDSQRLDFSQIESLEEVRFAHNRGFVAKVTTTDPTRLQQLLKLAVVKVVN
- a CDS encoding leucine-rich repeat domain-containing protein, coding for MMEAALIALTERGVRFGFLGDPFRGRPKIPNEDVVDINFNQVAISDADVEPLLSLPNLEGISFWNTGISDRAVERIAELPKLTRLNLCGTQVTDASVPTLIGMNLNYIDVADTQMSPQGIQTLRTGLPNAEILE